Proteins encoded by one window of Rutidosis leptorrhynchoides isolate AG116_Rl617_1_P2 chromosome 7, CSIRO_AGI_Rlap_v1, whole genome shotgun sequence:
- the LOC139858863 gene encoding expansin-A7-like encodes MASFQNTWVLYLFIMITIFVSFGSVLVEAVYARPHVPVVYRPSPWTLAHATFYGDESAASTMGGACGYGNILTNGYGTNTAALSSTIFSNGYACGQCFQMRCVTSPWCSKGIVTITATNLCPPNWSEDSNKGGWCNPPRTHFDMAKPAFEKIAQWKAGIVPVMYRRVPCARIGGLRFSFQGNGYWLLVYVMNVGGAGDISNMWVKGTKTAWISMSHNWGASYQAFATLKGQALSFRLTSYTTKQTIICNNVAPANWNLGLTYQANVNFH; translated from the exons ATGGCTTCATTTCAAAATACATGGGTGTTATACCTCTTCATTATGATCACCATATTTGTGTCATTTGGTTCTGTGTTGGTTGAAGCTGTTTATGCACGTCCTCATGTACCGGTTGTGTACCGCCCTAGTCCGTGGACTCTGGCCCATGCCACGTTTTATGGGGACGAATCGGCAGCTTCAACCATGG GAGGTGCTTGCGGATATGGAAACATTCTGACAAATGGATACGGGACGAATACAGCTGCACTGAGCTCAACAATCTTTAGCAATGGGTATGCGTGCGGCCAATGCTTCCAGATGAGGTGTGTCACGTCTCCATGGTGCTCGAAAGGCATTGTCACTATAACCGCAACAAACCTCTGCCCCCCTAACTGGTCCGAGGATTCAAATAAAGGTGGATGGTGCAACCCGCCCAGAACCCATTTCGACATGGCTAAGCCTGCTTTCGAGAAAATTGCCCAATGGAAAGCTGGCATTGTTCCAGTCATGTACCGCAG GGTGCCCTGCGCCAGGATCGGTGGTCTTAGATTTTCTTTTCAGGGCAATGGCTACTGGCTACTTGTTTACGTAATGAACGTTGGTGGTGCGGGTGACATTAGTAACATGTGGGTCAAAGGAACCAAGACGGCATGGATTAGCATGAGCCACAATTGGGGTGCATCGTATCAAGCTTTTGCAACACTTAAAGGTCAAGCACTCTCATTTAGGCTAACTTCCTACACAACAAAACAGACCATTATATGTAATAATGTTGCACCGGCTAACTGGAACCTTGGGTTGACTTACCAAGCCAATGTCAACTTCCATTAA
- the LOC139860546 gene encoding uncharacterized protein, whose amino-acid sequence MSYKFADLHSKISYRLLIEKMGTGSKTMSIDNSVVDSSVTEWKHEVDRNNKQEFTLRLGFSVMYMYQLLIICGGTPESPNEKVDKDGYRFGVDDEDHSCEQVETSNANNKRNKPNGTTRYFIIKSLNHENIQLSIQRGIWATQVMNEPILEDAYHNSGKVILIFSVNMSGSFQGYAQMMSSVGWRRDNVWSHGHGGGKPWGRSFKVKWLRLHDLSFPKTLHLKNPLNDFKPVKISRDCQELPQDIGEALCELIDTESRLDENHNSYDFCGLRDAESHVDPMHISMAGPPLMYPTNFYHHKSDASRFHVAQHRQTGSFRNTSENSFTNRNVANVDTGGDGSLSFDGWDMSAERTQHDNALTDDDILEMCYGYDLSIDYLSA is encoded by the exons ATGTCTTATAAATTTGCCGATCTTCACTCTAAAATATCTTATAGGCTGCTAATTGAGAAGATGGGAACTG GAAGCAAGACCATGTCCATTGATAATTCTGTAGTTGATTCATCGGTGACTGAATGGAAGCATGAAGTAGACCGTAACAACAAACAAG AGTTTACTCTTAGATTAGGCTTTTCTGTCATGTATATGTACCAACTTTTGATTATTTGTGGTGGGACGCCAG AGAGCCCAAATGAGAAAGTAGACAAGGATGGCTATCGTTTTGGGGTGGATGATGAAGACCATTCTTGCGAACAGGTGGAAACCTCAAATGCGAATAATAAAAGGAATAAACCGAATGGTACAACAAGATATTTCATCATTAAGAGTTTAAACCATGAAAATATCCAATTATCAATTCAAAGAGGGATCTGGGCTACCCAAGTCATGAATGAACCTATTTTAGAAGACGCCTATCAT AATTCTGGGAAAGTGATACTGATATTCAGTGTCAATATGAGCGGGTCGTTCCAAGGGTATGCGCAAATGATGTCATCTGTTGGGTGGAGAAGAGACAATGTTTGGAGCCATGGACATGGTGGAGGCAAACCTTGGGGTCGTAGTTTTAAGGTCAAATGGCTCCGACTACATGACTTGTCTTTCCCGAAAACTCTTCATTTAAAGAACccgttgaatgatttcaaacctgttaaAATTAGTAGAGATTGCCAG GAGTTACCTCAAGATATTGGAGAAGCTCTTTGTGAGCTGATTGATACTGAGAGTCGTTTGGATGAAAACCACAATAG TTACGACTTTTGTGGTTTACGGGATGCGGAAAGTCATGTGGACCCTATGCATATATCCATGGCGGGTCCACCTTTGATGTATCCTACAAATTTCTACCATCATAAATCAGACGCAAGCAGATTTCATGTAGCACAACATAGACAAACGGGATCATTTCGTAacacatcagaaaattcttttacTAACAGAAACGTTGCTAATGTGGATACGGGCGGTGATGGTTCTTTATCATTTGATGGTTGGGATATGTCTGCAGAAAGAACCCaacatgataatgcccttaccgaTGATGATATTCTTGAAATG TGTTATGGATATGATTTGAGCATAGATTATTTAAGTGCTTAA